Genomic window (Rhododendron vialii isolate Sample 1 chromosome 4a, ASM3025357v1):
TGCTGAGAATATGGATTATTACTGGTGTTTCTGTTGTATTGAAAGCCAATGGCTGGAGATACAAATGACAGGTCATTCCAGAAGAAGGCTCTAAGAGGTGTTCGTGCAATAATATGCCCAAATGTATGCATACACCAGCCTCATGTCTTTTACCATACCTTCCTTTCACCTTTGTCAATGTTATAGTCAAGTGCAATTCATCCGTTATATCCCCACTTGCCTTTCTGCTGATGGGTTCTAGCCCTGCTACGTCATCATCGTTTTACCCCTTTTGCCCTTGCTGCTGCTTCTGGTTCGCATATTTGCACGGGGATGTAAAATAATGGACTCACGTTGATCTAATGTCCTTTTCTCTAGGAAGGTTTCTTATCCCAAGTTGAGAGTCTAAAAGGAGTAGAACATGTGATTGTATTATCCCAGGTACTTCCCCTCTTTCTTATGCACGTGTAACCACACTGTTCCATGATATTTCTGCTTGATATGGTGAATTAATAAGATTGCAGTTATCTGTCTATAGAGGTACCGGTGGGATTCAAGCGATTATGAATAGTAAAGCAAGAAAACTGGCAGAGCAAGATGAGTCAATTGTAATGGCTTCAGGAATTCCTTACACCGTTATCAGAGCAGGCTCGTTGCAGAATACTCCTGGCGGGAAGCAAGGTTTTAGTTTTAAACAGGTACTGGTCATTAGCATGGGAATGTTGCTTTGGCTGCTGCAGCTATTAATTACATCGCttggaaaaaagtttgaatgGAAACAGTTGCAATCATACTTCTGCTTTCTCAAAATTGAAATTATGCTAAAGGACCACAAAATTAAAACTACACAGAATCACTTAAGATTCGTCATATGTCCAAGGCCACATTTGCAACCCTTTAGAATGCTTTGTAGACTTGTAATTAGTTTCACATTCATCATGGCAGGGTAGCGCAGCACAGGGACGTCTTAGCAAGGAGGACGCTGCCTTCATTTGCATGGAAGCGCTTGATGCGGTCCCAAAAAGAGGACTAGTATTTGAGGTTAGTCAAAACAATTCCAGGGAAGGATTACAGTGACTCCTATGAATTTAGTTTAAGCCAGCACAATTTCATTCATTCCGCTGTTTTTGAAGAAAGTGTGTTGATCTATTTTCTTCGTTGAGTTATGGACACTGGACACGTAACAATTgtctatgaatttttttaaaggatTTTTCTCAAGTTTTTGTGTATCAGGGGTGTTTGGCTGACCATGGATTTTTGGACCGGACAAAACAAATATGGACTACGTGAACGTAATAGAAGTTATCTCAAATATCATAACTACGATATAACCCCAAATACTTACTATCCCATTTTGCCTGCTATTGATTTGATTCTAATAGTGTCTGTGGTTTTTATCTATTTGGCGGCTGAATCATTGAAACTCCTCCTTGCGTGATAACAGGTGGTTAATGGTGAAGAGAAGGTTTCGGACTGGAAAGAGTGTTTTGCAATGTTGATGGAGAAAGCTGAGCAGCAGCTTCAATGAAATTGTGAATGTCAATGAATAAGGGGTACTTGAagttaatatttattttgttggttGCATGTTCATCTATTTTGGGAAGACTGGTGTTCTTTACCCTTGTACAATGCCCATCTTTCCATTGTGACCCTCCACGTTTTAATTTGTGTATTTACCATTGACCTTAGATTATTAGACCCGATGTGACGATACTGATTTGCAACTGCGATTGAAATGTAATTCCGTACCCATATCTTTGTATCCCTATTCCAAATGCGATTGAATTCTAATTATCCGTACCCATCTCTTTGTATCCCTATTTCCAAATGCGATTGAATTCTAATTATCCGTACCCATCTCTTTGTATCCCTATTCCGGTGTATTTTCAGCCTTTGGATCAAGTAAGCATATTTTTATTCCTTCAGATTCTCAAGCTATCCAATGGCTAAAAATACATCGGAATAGGAGACAGCCATACGGGAGATTCAAGTACGGAGAATTCGACGGGGAGAAAAGCCAACACCATGTATCACTCGCTAACTTGCATTTGTTAGATCTTTCATCCAAATGTGAGTGTGTCACATCCTCAAATTTTTTACATAAATATAAGAGATTTCCACAATTTAATCCTCACAATATTCCATACAATACCCAAAAGATTACTGTATTTCCATTCCTATAATAATACTTTCAGGTTCATAAGATTTTCAAATATTACATCATCGGTTCAACGGCCCAAATTAACGTAACTAAATTAACATAAGTATCAAGCGTCATGAGAGTTTAGAGTTACAAATATTACATAGTTAAAAGAATTATaacttaagttacaaatacatttttcaaaaagaaatttacaaagatgaataagtaactcatttggttagctttcaaaaaggtATGTCCACTCTCCAAGCACTCCAAtcatgcaagctatggttctgggttagcacctgaaaatgatacaAGGCTTGAGCTACATTAGCCCaatagaaaagtctacgcaaactctatatgcaaatgagcaataCAGAGTACAAATGATAGAAACCAAACGACAACAGATGCAAGCACAACTTATCATGATCAAAGTGTCCAACTATCACCGATCATTCTTCTTGACATACTTTTAAGTCTTGTTCATTCTATTTGTGTCACAACATCTCGTATCCTtttatgtgtctgagccgaagctcctaccgggctaattatgggatcCCGATATCCCCTGTCAAGCGCCCACCTtgtaggttaggccttgagtgttcaatacgagcattagctcctgccgggccaattatgAGATCCTAATATCCCCTGCCAGGTACCAACCCATCGATGGGCCCCGAGTGATCGCGCGTCGTTCACATGCTCATGTGTATCGTTCGTATTTCAACGTACAATAACATACATTTCTCATTTCTTAACTCAAcgagttcattcaagtccatcggatACCACTCTTGCGTGAAACAAGTAATACTCTtcaaaacacttgaaagaatgcataaacaaacCCATTAGAGTTGATGAGGAGTTCCAAAAAGTGATTTGGAAGACGTAGGAAAAACAGCTTCTAGACACTATGCCTACCGGTAAGTGAatgagtcctaccggtagaagagaaCAATTCAGCACTTGGCCTACTGGTAGGTGAAAGTTCTGATCAGTAGAAACTGAAAACAGAAAGACCAACATTTTTTCAGGAAACGTTTTGTACTTGGCCTACCTGTAGAAGAAAGTGCCTACGGTAGGTGAATGAGTAcgtttgagctgctgcagtatgtttgagctggttatgaagaatttctcacttgtcttaccggtaggtgaaaagtttcTACTGGTAGGAAGAGTATCATTTAGGCGATTTTTTATAGGAATTTCAGTTTTTGATCTAATCCCACCAACGaccaatacaagctcaaataaggcacaagaacactcaaataacatataaagagatgTAGAATTTCCTATCTCGAGTATCCAAGTCGAAACCGAAGAGAttaagcaagccctagcttttagaatccaaaccgaacaaaaTACACTGAACCAAGCTCTATCCAACGAGATACGAGCTTTGATACGCAAGTAGAAGATGGAGTGGAGTGGAGGTTGATTGTTatgggttttgaatttggagatgagtttttgggtgagggagtgtgagagatagagagagccAAGAGAGACCGAGAGATGGAGGAAGGAGGAAATGGGAACTGTTTTTCCCTGCcatacacacatatacacacatgcaccatATTACACCAACACTCATATTTTCCAAACTTTTGCACATTTAACCTCCACATTCATATTCACGTCATTTTCACCATTTTTTCCTCaattacaaacattaaaattaaataaagaaactTATGGGTCTTTACAGAGTGGATCCTAGTCCATATAATCAATACCCATATCACCGAAACACAAATAGAAGTCGTCGATGAGGATTTTCCGATGGACGGAACTGACAACATGCAAACATCGGTTTATCGGTTTTATAAAGATGGAAGGTGACAGCTATGAAGACATGGCTCTGACCATGCACCATGCATGGGCAGAGCATGTCTTGACAGCTCCTTATGAGGAAACACCAGAAATTCCTCGACAGTTGGCCCGGGGGTCAACCTGAGTTCGAGAGGGCCAACCAATCTGTCATCCACCCATGGCTGCCATGGACTTTGTAGACTTGAAATTAGTTTCACATTCTTCATGGCCTGAGTTCGAGAGTACCAACCAATCTGTCATCCACTCGTGGCTGCCGTGGACTTTGTAGACTTGAAATTAGTTTCACATTCTTCATGGCCAAGGCCGGAACTAGGAATTGATTCTATCCTGggctaattaaaaaaaaaattgggtgggcaaatttttttgcaaattttttttcaattgtataAATCATATCGAATACGTATTGCGTATCTTAAAATATGTTCAAGATTTTTGGGAGATAgagaatactaaagacaagaGTGGGGAAGGAGAGTGTTTGTATTATATTTGAACTCAAAtcttttttggcttggtacaaaATGGTTAGAATCTatccctatttatactacttCATGTAtagataattctagaattacacgTGTGattaattctcacaaaaaactcTACATACTTCACAAGAATATTATAGAGCTTCAAAAAACTAGGGGCAAAGTTATGTTAGGGCCCGGGTCCCGACCTagagttttaaatttttaaattttatatatttgattttgaatattatcgaTAATTATTCATTTAGGTACTTAAAATCttaatagtttttgtttgatttgataaaaaatcagttattttacattctcaattttttcataaatgaaaaataaacacatGACCATTGAAATAGCTtaaagaaaaaagcaaaatgattggtatactttaactACATTaggctaaaattatttcaatgtacaaatttGATGTATTGGAAAGTAAAcactttatgatataataagtatccTTCCAATAAAAAAGTTATACTGTAACTATC
Coding sequences:
- the LOC131323341 gene encoding uncharacterized protein LOC131323341 isoform X2, with the translated sequence MAAGSLSSSFSLYNSGYYTPRNSRGYGNNNASATFNFRKRSLTCFSSKNKPNFVDQILDYIEGGPKLRKWYGAPDRLPKDGSVLEEDDKFSEKDEVRDAVLVTDGDNDIGQMIILSLIVKRTRVKALVKDKRSVVEAFGTYVEPMAGDTNDRSFQKKALRGVRAIICPNEGFLSQVESLKGVEHVIVLSQLSVYRGTGGIQAIMNSKARKLAEQDESIVMASGIPYTVIRAGSLQNTPGGKQGFSFKQGSAAQGRLSKEDAAFICMEALDAVPKRGLVFEVVNGEEKVSDWKECFAMLMEKAEQQLQ
- the LOC131323341 gene encoding uncharacterized protein LOC131323341 isoform X1 yields the protein MAAGSLSSSFSLYNSGYYTPRNSRGYGNNNASATFNFRKRSLTCFSSKNKPNFVDQILDYIEGGPKLRKWYGAPDRLPKDGSVLEEDDKFSGTEKDEVRDAVLVTDGDNDIGQMIILSLIVKRTRVKALVKDKRSVVEAFGTYVEPMAGDTNDRSFQKKALRGVRAIICPNEGFLSQVESLKGVEHVIVLSQLSVYRGTGGIQAIMNSKARKLAEQDESIVMASGIPYTVIRAGSLQNTPGGKQGFSFKQGSAAQGRLSKEDAAFICMEALDAVPKRGLVFEVVNGEEKVSDWKECFAMLMEKAEQQLQ